One Iodobacter fluviatilis genomic region harbors:
- a CDS encoding BrnT family toxin, protein MSRVFEWDEAKAASNFRKHGVHFEEAAFVFDDPLAVSIQDRIENGEARWQTIGMAGGCLLLLVAHTVRFEDVEVVEIISARRTDKKERYRYEHG, encoded by the coding sequence ATGAGTAGAGTTTTTGAGTGGGACGAGGCTAAAGCGGCGAGTAATTTTCGCAAGCATGGGGTTCATTTCGAGGAGGCGGCATTCGTGTTTGACGACCCCTTGGCGGTTTCGATTCAAGACCGAATAGAAAACGGCGAGGCGCGATGGCAAACCATCGGCATGGCCGGAGGGTGTTTGCTGCTATTGGTGGCGCATACGGTGCGCTTTGAGGATGTGGAAGTCGTTGAAATCATTTCCGCACGACGTACCGACAAAAAGGAGAGATACCGCTATGAGCATGGTTAG
- a CDS encoding BrnA antitoxin family protein, translating to MSMVRHEQGKLPALTAQRRAELEALAKMPDASIDYSDIPPLTDAFWQNAVSNPFYKPTKTHATVRLDSDVMAWLKSQGKGYQTRLNAILRKAMLEDIDKAHG from the coding sequence ATGAGCATGGTTAGACACGAGCAAGGGAAGCTACCGGCCTTAACGGCCCAACGTCGCGCAGAGCTTGAAGCACTAGCGAAAATGCCGGATGCGAGCATCGACTACAGCGACATTCCGCCGTTGACTGATGCGTTTTGGCAAAACGCCGTGAGCAATCCCTTTTACAAGCCGACCAAGACGCACGCGACTGTGCGGCTGGACTCGGATGTGATGGCTTGGCTGAAATCGCAGGGAAAGGGCTATCAGACGCGGCTAAACGCTATTTTGCGCAAAGCGATGTTGGAAGACATCGACAAGGCGCACGGGTAG